The following coding sequences lie in one Micromonospora sp. R77 genomic window:
- a CDS encoding YciI family protein has translation MAEYLIYFNQQWVGDHTEEWFRGRGPLAAAVVDEIKAAGAYVFAGGLEEDGPVFSADATSGALMFTDGPYVETKEWLGGLTVVDVADEETARMWAGKIAEACGWPQEVRRFGVMS, from the coding sequence ATGGCCGAGTACCTCATCTACTTCAACCAGCAGTGGGTTGGTGACCACACCGAGGAGTGGTTTCGCGGGCGTGGGCCACTCGCCGCGGCGGTCGTGGACGAGATCAAGGCAGCCGGGGCTTACGTGTTCGCCGGGGGACTGGAGGAAGACGGCCCCGTCTTCAGTGCCGACGCCACGAGCGGCGCATTGATGTTCACCGACGGGCCCTACGTCGAAACCAAGGAGTGGCTGGGCGGGCTGACCGTGGTGGACGTGGCCGACGAGGAAACGGCCCGGATGTGGGCCGGCAAGATCGCGGAAGCATGCGGCTGGCCCCAGGAGGTCCGACGGTTCGGGGTGATGAGTTGA